agatcgtcgaaagcctaCCCGAAGAAACCAaggcttatggacttgtttagcttaagtatgtcttagattttgtagttagcacataatttggattggatttgagccaacccaattatgggccagttgggcccaatgaaaggcccaaatataccCAAAAAGtaacaccgtcatggcatagtctttgagactgtgtcaggtggtggtaccgcccctggcaaggtgccaagcggtggtaccgcccagtggcccaatgccaagtagtggtaccacctagtgcagtgtcagtgttagactgacactggtggtggtaccgcccagcacaagcggtggtatcgtccggacctaggaaacccgggatgagatgtttttaggctccaagtttgaattaacttgaggactataaatactcctctcatccttggttaatacatacaagtacagagagtttaaaagtgaagaaacgctaatGCTATCACTTAagtaatcccctcctctagtctaagtctagaattcttTTTAGGATGGGTGTGTGTgcctataaaggttgtctcctaaacctgtgaaaatgagaagaggggtataaaaggtggttagtcttcgcctattgaaggatgacCGATAGtgtatgccggtggcctcgacagaagaggaatcgtcggaatggatgtaggtcacgacgaccaaaccactataaaattagcgtgttctctagtttacatttgtattattgccatttactttactgcaaaccattttacttgcttactgccttcaatatatttacgGATACacatttcaagttaagtttccaaaatcggttttcaacatacgagagattttctaaaaccgacatgattttaccgctgcactaattcaccccctcttagtgccaactcttttcctaactCTGGTGTCAAAAAAATGATCAAACAACTTTTATGGTACCTCATTATTATGTtaagacaattttttttttgtttttgagacAATGTGATAAATTTCGCTCAAACTTTTATATCCTTTAAATTTGATCACTATTTTGTTTTTCTAGCGAAATAGCGTTTATGCAACTTATATAGtgctatattattttttaagttaaaaattaatatttttgaatggTGCATTAAAATCATACGAATTTTTTactttcgataatagttttttatAGTCACGTTtgtttctaaaacaacattatatgACTTCTCTAATATTGTATCATTGTGTTATGCTAgaactttttgttttttaatgacACAATAATATATCACAAACTTTCCACTTTCGATATTTTTTTTCACTATCACGCTTTTTCATAAAACAACCTTCATACAAATTTTCCCATGGTACATTATTTTGTTAGTTTAAATTCTATGTTTTTTAAATAGTGCTGTAAAATCGTACCAACTTTCAACTTCTGACGCTTTTCTGCTGtcgtattattttaaaataatatttgtatGACTTCCCATGCAGTACTATTGTATGCTGTAAGAAAACTATATGCCACATATCatataagaaaattataaaaatatctataatTTACTTTTTTATTCTATATAATACACTAAATTGGGTCGATGGAGCTATAATTGATTGGGCAGCTCAGAATTGGTATACCGAATTGGTCCTAACGAATTGTGTCATCCAATTGAGTCCAATAATCAGTTCAATCAATTAAATCAGTCAAACAAAATAGGATCAAGATTGCCGTCAAATTCAAGGTCAAAATTTGGGTTGGGTCAACTCGGCCAATCGCACCGAAGAAATTTCACGAGGCCGACTACCGGCTATTTCCACGGCGTCATCTCCGCCCAACATCGCAGAATCCTCACCGGCGACCGGCACCCTGGCACTGCAGCGCCGTGCGCCGCCTGCCAGCAAACACCTCGGCCAACATCGCCTGCGGCGACGCGGCCTCCGTCGACACAATATCCGATTTCATGACTGTGTTTCCTAATTCGAATTAGGAAACACAGTCAAAATTAACGACCCCTTTCTCAGACTCCAAATCGGATATCATGGTTTCCTATTCCGAATCAGACAACGTAAAGAGTTCTTATATATACTATTGTGCCCTCTAAGTTCCCTTCACCGGCTTGGAGAGAAGTAAGCACAAGGTATGTTAATGGCGGAAGAAATCTACGAAGAGCCTTCCGGAGGATACAAGTTCACACCAACGGATCGCATATTGATTGTGGAGTACCTTCACAAGAAGGCCAATGACGCTCCCGTCCCTCTCGACCTCATCCCCGAAGCAGACGTCTATGCTCGAGAGCCATGGTGGCTGAGCTACGAGTTCGAGTACGCTGCGGAGAAGGGCGAGTTCTACTACTTCACCAGGATGAAGCGGTCCAACGCTTCCAACGGCAGGCTGAGCCGCATCGTCGGCGGGTTCGGCCACTGGAGAGCGAGCATCGAACGGAAGAGTGTCACCGACGAGGAGGGTCGCGTCATCGGGACTCGTATGGGTTTCAAGTTCTTCGTAGATGTGATCGATCGCCAAAGCAACAAGAAGAGGACCACGGGCACCAAGTGGGTCATGTACGAGTACAGGCTTTCCGGCCATTTGGCCCATACGCGTGTGGACAAGGAGGTGATCTTGTGCCACTTCAAGCCGTCGGGAAGGGGCATCTTCAGCATCGGGCGGCAGCCTACACATCAATATGAACTGAGCTCGGGGTGGCAGAGCGAGGAAGCCTATGCCGACACAACGCATGGTGTTAATCCCAGCTGTGACACCATGATCAAGGCGGAGGAGGCTGGCGGTTTCGCAGCTGCATCTCTCGCTGCGACGCCGCTGGGGCAGCAAGCAGGATACGAACACGACCCCACGCCTGTGCAGCAATTACTGCTGCCCTTGAGCGCCGCCGTGCCACCCCACGCAAGATACGAATTTGATGACCTGCTAGAATCGATTGTGGATAACACCAGCAAACCTAATGTGTCAGGGCCGGTCATGCAAACTGCAACGGCAGCTTGCTATGACCGCCGCCGTCCGTTGTCTTCTGCGCAAGGCTGGCTGGCCCAGAATCCCTTGGTGGAGGGGAACAGCACGCCGTATCACGAGGATTCACCCAGGAAGAATCTGACGGGCAGCAGCAACAGTGGATGGACTCTGCAACAGAGCGGACAATCACAGTTTTCTTGGGTTGAAGACAGCAGACACTGCTTTCGAAGCCGCCGTATTGCAGAGTGGAGTCAAGTGCACTTTGCCAATCCATCTGAAACAAGCTACAACAATGGGCAACCAGTTCTGACTAGGAGCAGCAATAAGCAAGGGTCACCGGAGCCAACCGTCTTCAACGACGACTCAGGCACTTGAGGCACACAAACCATATGcatcacgagagagagagatggtattGCTTCCTGCAGGAGTTAGCGTTGTCTTCTTCTTTTACGCGTGTGTTTCGCGTGATATAAAATAATTCCACTCCGTACGATGTTCACAAACATCTGAAATAATATTTGGTCATACAGTTCACAGAAACAATAATTCTATTGGCATTTCGTATTATGTAGCAATTATTAAAGATTctaaatattcataaaatatgataGTTGCATACCCAATATACTATTAAATCAGAACCCACACGAGTGTGTCATACACACCCATTCCTATGCTTAGACCAAGTTCTCTAACTGATCAAAGACGCTTTTGCTGAGTCTAGATCAAAACTAATATCAGCCATTAAAGCAAGATATGGCTCACTAAACCAAGTCAAATGTCAACTGCTAAAGCACCAATCCCAACCATAGAAGCAAAGGGCGACTTATCCATGTTAGCTTCATATCAGCACACCACTTGATTAAATTCTAATTCAAGTAGGACTCAGGCCTCAGAAAAAAATGGATGGCTAGAATAAAGCTACGCATGCAGGAGAAGCACACCTCCTTGTGTGCGAGTAACTCTTTGCGCACCTAAGAATTACCTCATTACCTGGTCTCTAAGGAGTCCTGATCACTTTAGGATTCTTTCAATCATAGCTTATAACGTAAGGAGGTCGCAGCCCCTCTTCTatccatggggagatcaaagaatCATAGCCTTCCTCAAGTTGTATGTGTCTAGGTTGAACCAGCGACTTCCCCAACTCCTCTTCTCTCCATCACAACAAGAGCAGCCATGCTTCTCCTTGATCGAGAGCAGGAGAGGGAGAgattaaaaagaggaagagaagaaaaggagaagcaAAAGACAACAAGCAGCAACATCACCTTCCATCTGCCTTCTTCTTGATAGGAGCCTCTAGGAGAGTCTAGGCCCTCATCTTCGACCCTTCTAGCAAGTCAATTTCCTCAATGTTTTCCTAACTTTATATCATAGCCCAGGAGAAGGTCTTAATAGCAGAAAACTCAACATAATAGCACCAAAGCTTGCAACAATCGATTTTGCTAAGAGATAATATGCTCAACTTATGGTAGAAATCCATAGTAGAATTCAACATCAACCAGTGACTTTATCTTCAACTCGATATCCAAAGACATGACAAGGGGTGTTATCTTTTGTCTTTTGCAGCACAAAGGCGTGTTGTCGATTGAGAGATTAAGAAGGAAAGaaaagggaattgacagcaagcaTTTTGTAGCCATTTGTCCATGCTTGCCATGCAAGAACTTCTAAGCAATTATCACTCAAAAATTCTTTGCTTTAGTTTCTAATTTTAAATACTTTAAATTCATAGCAAGAGTTAACTAATTCTTCTTTCTAAGTTATGTTTATTACAGAAAAGATATAATTTCTCCATTAAAACTTTCATCCAAGAAATGGAATCAGATTAATTAAAGATCCTCAAACCCGTACAATAAATTAAAGATACTTTCATAAGCTGTAGtgtgattaaaatttaaaaaaagaaatactATGTCTCTAAAAATGCATTTCAAAATATTAAGTTCAAAGGcaacaaatgtaaggttttatatatacatataaaaatcatgattatgctCCTATTATGCGAAAAATTTTAatagtaaaaattaaaattaaataatgatagatcagatatatgatgcatattttttgATGTCATTCAGAAAGTATTTATTTGATCTACAAATACGTCATTGTCGGATCCAAAAGTTATAATGATGTCAATTTACAAGAAAAACTACAATCGCCTTCTCTTTTGTCTTTATCCTTCGTAGAACCATTATGAACGATGGATTAGGGACTCAAGAAGATTGAGAATAGATCTATAATCTTAATGACTGGTTGTATATCCCTAAGCGATCCTAcccttttataggcgagagcaaaggCTCAAGAATTTTAATTAAGAGAGTCTCTCCCATCAAAACCATCGCTTGAGAAATCCTATTATAATTGGACTTTTCTTCTATTGGTCGATAGCCATCGTCAAAAtccaaataaatttataatatatcttacctaattagatagcaTCATATTATCTAACATTCTCTCACATAACccattaattaatattatataaaaattttaaaattaaaataaataatataaaattttatttcaaaataaCTTTACataattagattctaaaatttctgaaaagcattttatacaaggCTAGAATTTTAAAATAAGCTAATAAATTAAATaggtataataataatatattaagtttAACTACTAATGCaagtcatgttgaatctcggattttgatgataaagtcaattgtcatttattatctaatctatatgttgagataagtgtgcaggattaacaacgatgaaagtgagacatgcagcaggagttgcgccggagtcaagacaataatcacgttgggagttcgagagtgcaacggaagttcggatagtcgtcggaggttctgtgggaacaaatccgagaagtccataagcttgccaaagaagctcgtcggaactcgccaagtgaatcgtcgcaagtccaggagtttgccggaagtccgtaggagcatcaccgagggttcatcggatgatcgacggaagttcgccggaagcttgccggaagaagcgattgacgcatcggagcaagttgcagtaaatgtcttagaaaaaatcgtagttagcactttgattcagttggaaatgggaggtgatcccattaacttaatcttggggcaattgggcccctgtaaaacccgaattgggccgaatggatcaacccattcggaccctgatttctgccaagcggttgaaccgcccaaggtaggaggttgcaccacttgggctcagtctccgagcgagactgggaggtgcaaccgctccagccaggcggtggcaccgcttggggctcagtctccgagcgagactgggcggtgctgtaacatccctcatttctgaattttcgtagaagttcctagttgtaatataagtatctattttaaaatttgataaaaagtcaaagtatgaatctgagaacttattcataagatttggaaaatttgttcaaaaaaaaaaaaatctgaggacctatatgtaaaccctgaggacctaatcgtaaatataataatataaggactaaactgcaaaatacacaaaaatacaaatcccatcgTTTAaggctctctgccttcgttcttaaggaagcagaaaaGGCAGctccgtggatgatcagggaaagaaagaaagaaagaaagaagaagaagaagaagaagaaaaaaaaaaaaattgggcctttaaggtttcttgctcaaatcttctcatttagggctataattctcaaaggcaagtgttctaaccccatcctacagaagtattagtctatgttcctatattgattctgaaagatttatgcttagaatctgatatttctctctttggacataaaaccaaggatctgaaatttttttggtaaactgacccctatgcactatttcagctataaattttagcaccaaaggtggattcaggcaagacctagctcgtttgaaattagactcttatatctttcttttgacactgattttgtagattttggacaccgaatacttacgcaaacgtctatttcaaatgagcttatagatgctgcagaacagggatcaacatttctaacctttcaatactaaaatacctataagtccctgttggaaattctgatttgtaccaaactgatttcataagaaactagacttgtagacttttcttttgacatatggattaaaaaatttggaattcaaatgcctaccctattatctgttgaatccgatcctatgaattctgcaagacaatgattttgtttttgaccttgtgttaccaaatcaaaggtaactccttgttggaaaccatgattcgtacgaaacttgtttcaacagaaaatagattgatatattttttgacagtagccttcttgagggtattggagcataattgacaatctgaatcatttgttcaatgtgcctcttgaattcagctagaaatcgagctttgatcgatttcgtatcttctgttttcgttcatttggaaatagattttgttcagttcctttcactcaattgtggcttatattaatgtttgaattctcgtttgctctggtctataaattattatcattcctgaacatattgtgtaacgtttatgctatatcacattgacttatataggcacatgtataacccattgttttgcatttgctttcgatgtgtgcctattctagtttctttcctttggatttcaaattcatctaacattcttatctgaattgagttgtatgtgattgctttgattccatatgtgcccttgctttcaattcctttcaaacctgaatataattgtgaaagattattgcttacttcggattgactcgtaaaggcacatgtacgttttgttgtttcgcgtgtgcttccgatatgtgctattcattgttcgtactatctttttgtactctggtgtttgtgggatattgtgaaccttcgctagaaatggtgaagggagttatgcatagagcctgagatgctctaccggccccctatgacttcactcagacgtgggtggatggagctcccagacgtgggagacctcccagatgtgggagacttatgtttggtggtcattcagaaatggatgtaccatattatgttatggtcccacttcaccttctgtatgtttgatatgatatccagagctttggttatgtgtttctatacatgctttggataagaatgatatgaatgcaacgtcaaaaacgacgtttgagcttctgtttggtatttgttattgatatgcttcgaaatgttccaaatgccattgatatgctccggaacatttcatacgccattgataagctccgaaatgtttcactcATTttcgatatgcttcgaaatgttccatatgccattgaaatgctccggaacatttcatacgccattgataagctccaaaatgtttcattcattattgatatgcttcgaaatgttccatatgccgttgatatgctccggaacatttcatacgccattgataagctccgaaatgtttcattcattgttaatatgcttcgaaatgttccatatgccgttgatatgctctggaacatttcatacgccattgataagctctgaaatgtttcatttgtttttgatatgctccgaaatgtttcattcgtggttgatatgctccaattactctatgccccatctgttatgaaccaaatatgtttgattgaaatgacaattgtgattctgcacctaatgatattacgtctatgaattcttatattctgccttgtatttcgaaactttatctctttgaaaattgtcctcttttgacatggatatgttagtcacttgctgagctctatatgctcaccccgttgttgtataaatttttcaggatagcttgttgcttgcttaaatgttaagattgggctgaggcggtggaaagctaaaagattttgggtagatctttattagtatatatgtttttgttgtataagcacacgttgcatctaatgaaatattgacgatgaatctaaacttgtggattttgtataagtttaaaggacctctaatgtttaagattctggaatgttaagtttaatgtatgatgatatgaacttgtggtgaatagttggagttctgattgtataatttatttagcttgtggatttataaatgttgttcatgtttgacaagttggcttaggttgccataaatgagaattatcgagtgatgtgatatatgattataaactgcacaggttttatagatgtgaatttgatagaatatttttcagtgtcctaaaatgttagtttggatcctggattgatttgttttcttgaattttaatatcattgatattttgaggggcgtgtcaGAGgttgtatcagagcatgatttgatgattactgaaatatttgatatgatgacgtgcaaaatatattgaggtgtagtaaactatagtgattggtggaaattttctttgatgcattttaggaatctaggatgataaggacatttagtcctcctacttcatctggttttgattaattaagtggaatgaaaggggtaatcggggatattaaatcaaagtagcgcaatgaaagcatggtgaacctaatttcattggtggtagaaaaatggatgatgcaaacggagaagatatttgatgttcaaaattgttctaatgatcgaaagatttcttttgccacattATATTGGaaatagaggctgatcattaatcggaacaatgaaaagaatttttgaagatcaatagcgagaatgacaaggacaagtttaccaataaaaatatgattggaaatgaattagaaagtaataacaagagggtcaagacatttggatttgaaatgggaagtcactacAAAAGACTAAATCacatgtgaattgcaagttaaattatgaaacaagtttgtgctttcgggtgactggagtctattttgcttgtagaaagttggatcataaaataaaagaatgcccgttgaacaagaaaaaaagagtcactgcctcataaatcatcagcccatgtcagattgtatgctatcactgaatatgattctaaaacttctgaattagtgatcaaaggtattatgcatgtttatgaaagaatacaaatatttgtttgaccatgggtcctatctacgatttgattcgtaacatgttgcttattacttgggcattcaacctagaccactacattatgtgatatatgtaaatacaatcattggagattctttgataacgaatttgaatctggtcctcttgtctgattttattggagaacttgaactttttgctgatttagttctcctaaagattttgagttttgatattatacttggtatggattgactatcttcctatcatacccgtatgaattggtatataacaaatgattactttttgcatatttgatcaatcgatcttttatttcagagtattggacatgatttatctccttgcctaatgtatcccaggatgacttgcttggattacctccaaacgtgactttgcttttgatttggtctttgggataatcccaatatctaagcctctctacagaatgacatcatttgagtaagtggaattagaaaagcaactacaaggactattaaataagattttatttggcttaataattcatcatggggtgctccggtgttagttaaaaagatggatggaacattgaggctttgtattgattatagacagttgaatcaggtgaccatcaaaaacaagtatcccatacctagaattgatgatttgtttgatcaactgcagggtgcacaggtattctctaaaattgatttgaggttaggttactatcagttgaagatcgaggaggaggatattccaaaaacagctttcagaactcgatatggtcactatgaattcttggtgatgccttttggtttgactaatgcccctgcagcttttatggaactaatgaataggatatttcaaccgctcttggatggctatgtaattgtatttattgatgacatattggtgtattcaaagagtaatcaggagcatgaggaacacttgagaaatgtattatccattctaagagaaaagaagttatatgcaaagttcaatagatatgaattgtggttgaatgaagttgctttcttaggccatgtgatttcagggaagggtatatctgttgatccaaagaaaatagaagctatagttgaatgggaagtaccaacaaatgtaatagaaattagaagcttcttgggcatg
This Musa acuminata AAA Group cultivar baxijiao chromosome BXJ1-2, Cavendish_Baxijiao_AAA, whole genome shotgun sequence DNA region includes the following protein-coding sequences:
- the LOC135594670 gene encoding protein NTM1-like 9, with protein sequence MAEEIYEEPSGGYKFTPTDRILIVEYLHKKANDAPVPLDLIPEADVYAREPWWLSYEFEYAAEKGEFYYFTRMKRSNASNGRLSRIVGGFGHWRASIERKSVTDEEGRVIGTRMGFKFFVDVIDRQSNKKRTTGTKWVMYEYRLSGHLAHTRVDKEVILCHFKPSGRGIFSIGRQPTHQYELSSGWQSEEAYADTTHGVNPSCDTMIKAEEAGGFAAASLAATPLGQQAGYEHDPTPVQQLLLPLSAAVPPHARYEFDDLLESIVDNTSKPNVSGPVMQTATAACYDRRRPLSSAQGWLAQNPLVEGNSTPYHEDSPRKNLTGSSNSGWTLQQSGQSQFSWVEDSRHCFRSRRIAEWSQVHFANPSETSYNNGQPVLTRSSNKQGSPEPTVFNDDSGT